In Oryza sativa Japonica Group chromosome 2, ASM3414082v1, the following are encoded in one genomic region:
- the LOC107278773 gene encoding uncharacterized protein produces the protein MSDQECLEANHRLEEKIDLILKKLNEIEANRSKFFEEMSASIKATTTVLTAASHPPLQAPPSSTPTTCLMKCSNDDRPWATSSSGHIDKETAPTVALDLGDGEDKVHDPCIVTKDSSKVTPTMCSMKCSSPDTKPDLTMVAEVTYASAATASMELVTAQETIGAMYSDTSDHSKVMHTKCLTVVLDAIGDTGQAMVVFQTWTDAFKDDPTSVQFMDFFSSSMMANIKWNTPMPTKCSVQCLGHGSMALMPTNPFDVNPWPPPTLEKYRSQAVVHMLLFETLFNEELRLERIELKPWPPPTYDGVISGWDSQPMAGPKFKLYWARVRRLPPWPPPIEVSCLALVCHDNVMIFTELKDINLHWGELKPWPPPSQTNFKNIMVQPEQCKYWKIRVEMSIFARKEKWNLLNQKSCTMVAISSLKEHVNGQEQIWCRPWNPSDYKVSPDIIMLITSSVLHPYHLDHIVSLTYPEGLDTLVSHKVVQFGRADTACSHQNRHTIVRTTGTFVRPELGTGNGTHILLVSEAEAGYVSIRNLLELTRNARQWHNSMVEYLSWFVDAWMVAKHASNFGWYLSWASQIKNMVKNLLRQANRASNFDTSILEMNTHVQKHSAYTQVHSRAEVVTVKPETKELLNAEL, from the coding sequence ATGAGTGACCAAGAGTGCTTGGAGGCCAATCATAGGCTAGAGGAGAAGATCGATCTGATTTTGAAGAAGTTGAATGAGATAGAAGCTAACAGGAGCAAGTTCTTCGAGGAGATGAGCGCCTCCATCAAGGCGACCACTACTGTCCTCACGGCTGCATCACATCCTCCACTCCAGGCACCACCTTCTTCGACGCCCACCACCTGTTTGATGAAGTGCTCCAACGACGATCGTCCTTGGGCGACGTCGAGCTCAGGCCACATCGACAAGGAGACTGCTCCGACAGTTGCCCTAGACCTTGGGGATGGCGAGGACAAGGTTCATGACCCCTGCATCGTCACCAAGGACTCATCCAAGGTCACGCCCACcatgtgttcgatgaaatgctcCAGCCCCGATACTAAGCCCGATCTCACCATGGTTGCGGAGGTTACCTACGCCAGCGCAGCCACTGCCTCTATGGAGTTGGTAACTGCTCAGGAAACCATTGGTGCCATGTACAGCGACACCTCTGACCATTCCAAGGTGATGCACACCAAGTGTTTGACGGTTGTCCTCGATGCCATTGGTGACACCGGTCAAGCTATGGTTGTGTTCCAGACCTGGACAGATGCATTTAAGGACGATCCAACCTCCGTTCAGTTCATGGACTTTTTCTCATCAAGTATGATGGCTAACATCAAGTGGAACACACCAATGCCCACTAAGTGTTCGGTACAGTGCCTTGGGCATGGCAGCATGGCATTGATGCCTACAAACCCTTTTGATGTTAATCCATGGCCACCTCCTACTCTAGAAAAATATAGAAGTCAAGCAGTTGTGCATATGTTGTTATTTGAGACACTATTCAATGAGGAGCTAAGGTTGGAGAGAATTGAATTGAAGCCATGGCCACCTCCAACCTACGATGGAGTAATTAGTGGATGGGATTCACAGCCTATGGCTGGtccaaaattcaaactctatTGGGCAAGAGTACGTCGTTTGCCACCTTGGCCGCCACCTATCGAAGTAAGTTGTCTTGCATTGGTGTGTCATGACAATGTAATGATTTTCACTGAGCTGAAGGATATTAATTTGCATTGGGGTGAGCTGAAACCATGGCCCCCACCAAGTCAAACAAACTTCAAAAATATTATGGTTCAGCCCGAGCAATGCAAGTATTGGAAAATTAGAGTAGAAATGAGTATATTTGCTAGGAAGGAGAAGTGGAATTTACTTAATCAGAAAAGTTGCACAATGGTTGCAATATCTAGCTTGAAGGAGCATGTCAATGGGCAAGAACAGATCTGGTGTAGACCTTGGAATCCTAGTGACTACAAGGTCTCCCCTGACATAATTATGTTGATTACTTCGTCCGTACTGCACCCCTATCATTTGGACCATATTGTTAGCCTTACATATCCTGAAGGTTTGGACACTCTAGTTAGTCATAAGGTGGTTCAGTTTGGGAGGGCTGATACTGCATGCAGTCATCAAAATAGACATACAATTGTTAGGACAACAGGGACATTTGTTAGGCCTGAGCTTGGTACTGGGAATGGTACACACATATTACTTGTTTCAGAGGCAGAAGCTGGATATGTGTCCATAAGGAATTTGCTTGAACTGACAAGGAATGCTAGGCAGTGGCATAATTCCATGGTTGAGTATTTGTCATGGTTTGTGGATGCATGGATGGTTGCCAAACATGCAAGTAATTTTGGTTGGTATCTTAGTTGGGCTTCCCAAATTAaaaatatggtgaagaatttgttGCGACAGGCAAATAGGGCCAGCAATTTTGACACTTCTATACTTGAGATGAACACACATGTTCAGAAACATTCAGCTTATACTCAAGTGCATAGCAGAGCTGAGGTAGTTACTGTTAAACCTGAAACAAAGGAGCTATTGAACGCTGAACTCTAG